The Bombus terrestris chromosome 4, iyBomTerr1.2, whole genome shotgun sequence genome has a window encoding:
- the LOC100642320 gene encoding uncharacterized protein LOC100642320: protein MESSGAVTIEGENYQVVDECIEEEDTSNSVQHKYVKNIDTEKESNKSVKNIQQNDDTNERKENINIENKVNVVDVGKNENTIVEEKSDSYMEKNENTIVEEKSDSYIEKNENTIVEEKSDSYMEKNENTIVEEKDDSYMEKNENTIVEEKGDSYVEKNENTTMEKEECTMMKENENITIGKEEDTNIDTNEDINMEKNEKVPIVDSTNSALSDNLNPNDNDGNNKSNMENKCSQQSTVESIDFTADITLDQLDQQRSMTDEDILHHLDEIENIDLDPKDFQIQEENESMEKDTKDHSSHTESKFIKESEEDESINVDKTTSNTINKEIKQKLKVEKSEKDDWYEKKLIEKETIIKERLSKVARVLGISYPFYEKWLEHEEKINGSPLCKLKPSRRCCLDKPYTNRWKFICNKKDIHEPITEVDNPDISFSKNRKVVWKLEPSGAWGVNINNESQFPSFVLRAVKIFEDFLQTTEQSLISHNSTDVNFSDDVSIDIVSKKDTNNEERQDWLWLVVRCNSMDELMLFATGQNISRSTMDRLKQVYESGPGKDCNVKSLYCKSTNKYDDTAVTDTTFLVGSEALDEIVGGLKVQLAPKTNFWSNTAGAENVATAVIDLLAPTPKTTVLEIGCGIGLIGLMMASKCQQVIGVDSPSEVEEAEMTCELNNIKNASFIMGSPIEVTTKIIAAVKNRKTCAIINANTNVGRAIEVMTALRKIPSLKRIVMITTLTKQSVRAILELARPGDHHSHGSPFIPIVACVVDTLPNGPHFEAVILMQRRMINKFNQIWSQKAAGEDIKSSEIKIFHEKMNQQNTNQIGKKISSKPTELQTKMNFNKFLVKNHAKKSKISIKKAFYMQHAENSSIKNKFKRKRSHSPDKGETPKKLIKKFSKSCVIAWHPDQASKKKKEWDTGNSQLCTNLFYEKKMQERPKEQTDLRERLSHNRLDTDIAQTLKEHQALLEIAKEKLSGPAPTVDMNTAKQLQNMLNIVLEQTNKLQSQLPRSVWDRIASPGNINSGQRENKQDDPLLKGRYVQEMGSQDILITMPNKRFLDNDEPEPKPMYKKYNNLSPLEPNTIMPVAYAINSREEKSFRITPERFARSFRVEVSQNRDPRIRRNEMENMKKPISPVRRQTSSPKHRVTPPKRLSPKRPLLSPPRRPCSPPRRHFSPLRRPTSPMYRQHSPIRRQISPLRRPMSPRRMSPLRQPSSPRRLSPPRRGEMSMNRPMSPLRHQVSPRQMSPIRPTVSPRRQSSSMKRPISPLRRQIPSPNRMILPNRQEMLLSRRQAMPQERQQTSTMRRMESHKLIFERPTLSRQQSPQKRQMSPSRFTDDWDIPNRRAIEQNIWVRPVEQIPPEQNIWRSEQTPASSNNWEQIACNDRRRKSFNQEKWETAKDPMRNDSWNNGGNTWNSKQMYTKPMIKETWPSNSDNKWSPTSMPSSSNDNWNIRGKDSLSACTESWMDNKNQGRWESLNVKDSWKCDKEDLNDLPEDAKDPWGDDGISDLKERWHKFESTGTSNAWVRENEQQRGDSWSSKYNKDNWQNKGLSFVTKSQWQNNDSKNIGESRWLPQSDDKKPTCSGWQNGNSAGSWQFQNPNFHSQRSFPSTQFKSSY, encoded by the exons ATGG AAAGTTCAGGAGCGGTTACAATTGAAGGAGAAAACTATCAAGTAGTAGATGAATGTATTGAAGAAGAAGATACATCTAACAGTGTGCAACATAAATATGTCAAAAATATAGACACAGAAAAAGAATCTAATAAGTCAGTTAAGAATATACAGCAGAATGATGATACAAAtgagaggaaagaaaatataaatatagaaaataaagtaaatgTAGTAGATGTagggaaaaatgaaaatacaattgTGGAGGAAAAAAGCGATTCATATatggaaaaaaatgaaaatacaattgTGGAAGAGAAAAGTGATTCATAtatagagaaaaatgaaaatacaattgTGGAAGAAAAAAGTGATTCATATatggaaaaaaatgaaaatacaattgTGGAAGAGAAAGACGATTCATATatggagaaaaatgaaaatacaattgTGGAAGAGAAAGGCGATTCATATgtggagaaaaatgaaaatacaactATGGAAAAGGAAGAATGTACAATGATgaaggaaaatgaaaatataactaTAGGGAAGGAGGAAGATACAAATATAGACACGAATGAAGATATAAATATGgagaaaaatgagaaagttCCAATTGTCGATTCAACTAATAGTGCATTATCAGATAATTTAAATCCTAATGATAATGATGGAAACAATAAATcaaatatggaaaataaatgTTCACAACAATCAACTGTAGAGTCAATCGATTTTACTGCTGATATTACTTTAGATCAGTTGGATCAACAAAGAAGTATGACAGATGAAGACATTTTACATCATTtggatgaaattgaaaatatagattTAGATCCTAAAGATTTCCAAATACAGGAGGAAAATGAGTCAATGGAAAAAGACACAAAAGACCATTCTTCTCATACagaaagtaaatttattaaagaaagtGAAGAAGATGAAAGTATTAATGTAGATAAAACAACATCAAATACtataaacaaagaaataaaacaaaaactaAAAGTAGAGAAATCTGAAAAGGATGATTGGTATGAGAAAAAG CTTATTGAGAAGGAAACAATTATAAAAGAACGACTTTCAAAAGTGGCCAGAGTTTTAGGAATTTCTTatccattttatgaaaaatggtTAGAAcacgaagaaaaaataaatggaTCTCCTCTCTGTAAACTAAAACCATCTCGACGATGTTGCTTGGATAAACCATATACTAATCGTTGGAAATTCATTT gcaataaaaaagatatacacGAGCCCATAACAGAAGTGGACAATCCTGACATTTCTTttagtaaaaatagaaaagtggtcTGGAAATTAGAACCCAGTGGGGCATGGggtgtaaatataaataacgaaTCTCAATTTCCATCTTTTGTATTACGTGCTGTAAAG ATATTTGAAGATTTTCTCCAAACAACAGAACAATCATTAATCTCACATAATTCTACAGACGTAAACTTTTCTGACGATGTATCTATAGATATAGTATCAAAAAAGGACACAAATAATGAAGAAAGACAGGATTGGTTATGGTTAGTAGTGCGTTGCAACAGTATGGATGAACTTATGCTATTTGCAACTGGACAAAATATCAGTCGCTCTACAATGGATAGGTTGAAACAGGTTTATGAATCTGGACCTGGGAAAGACTGTAATGTTAAATCCTTATATTGCAAATCAACAAATAA GTATGACGATACTGCTGTCACGGATACAACATTTTTAGTTGGTTCAGAAGCTTTAGATGAAATTGTTGGGGGCCTAAAAGTACAACTTGCGCCTAAAACAAATTTTTGGTCAAATACTGCAGGAGCAGAGAATGTTGCAACTGCAGTAATAGATTTACTTGCACCTACTCCAAAAACAACAGTACTTGAAATAGGATGTGGTATTGGTCTCATTGGATTGATGATGGCttct AAATGTCAACAAGTCATAGGAGTTGATTCTCCATCAGAAGTAGAAGAAGCTGAGATGACATgtgaattaaataatataaagaatgCTTCATTTATAATGGGGTCTCCTATTGAAGTAACAACTAAAATCATTGCAGCAGTAAAAAATCGTAAAACGTGTGCAATAATCAATGCAAATACTAATGTTGGTCGag CAATTGAGGTTATGACAGCTCTCAGAAAAATACCATCCCTTAAACGAATAGTAATGATAACAACATTAACCAAGCAATCAGTGCGTGCTATATTAGAATTAGCTCGTCCCGGAGATCATCATAGTCATGGTTCACCATTTATTCCTATTGTGGCATGTGTTGTTGACACTTTACCTAATGGTCCTCATTTTGAAGCGGTTATTTTGATGCAACGACGAATGATAAACAAGTTTAATCAAATATGGTCACAAAAAGCTGCAGGGGAAGATATAAAAAGTTCagaaatcaaaatttttcaCGAAAAAATGAATCAACAAAACACTAATCAAATAGGTAAAAAGATCTCAAGCAAACCAACTGAACTACAAACTAAAATGAACTTTAATAAATTCTTGGTCAAAAATCACGCAAAAAAgtcaaaaatatcgataaagAAAGCGTTTTATATGCAACATGCTGAAAATTcatctataaaaaataaattcaaaaggaAACGTTCCCATTCGCCAGATAAAGGAGAAACACCAAAAAAACTAATAAAGAAATTTAGTAAATCATGTGTTATAGCATGGCATCCTG atcaagcatcaaagaagaaaaaagaatgggACACGGGAAATTCACAATTATGTACGAatctattttatgaaaaaaagatGCAAGAGCGTCCTAAAGAACAAACTGATTTAAGAGAGAGATTATCTCATAATCGATTGGATACTGATATTGCTCAAACATTAAAGGAACATCAAGCACTTTTAGAAATAGCAAAGGAAAAGTTAAGCGGGCCAGCACCGACTGTTGATATGAATACTGCAAAACAATtacaaaatatgttaaatatcgTTTTAGAACAAACAAATAAACTTCAAAGTCAACTTCCACGTTCTGTTTGGGACCGTATTGCTTCGCCAGGAAATATAAATTCCGGTCAAAGGGAAAATAAACAAGATGATCCTCTTTTGAAAGGTCGTTATGTTCAAGAGATGGGTTCCCAGGATATTCTAATCACAATGCCAAATAAGAGATTCTTAGATAATGACGAGCCTGAACCAAAACCaatgtacaaaaaatataacaatttatcACCTTTAGAGCCAAATACAATTATGCCAGTAGCATATGCAATTAACTCTAGAGAAGAAAAATCTTTCCGTATAACACCAGAAAGATTTGCCAGATCGTTCAGAGTCGAGGTAAGCCAGAATCGGGATCCAAGAATTCGTAGGAATGAAATGGAAAACATGAAAAAACCAATTTCACCTGTGAGAAGACAAACTTCATCACCGAAACATCGTGTAACTCCTCCAAAAAGACTTTCTCCTAAACGTCCATTGCTATCACCTCCAAGACGTCCATGTTCTCCTCCGAGAAGACATTTTTCTCCTCTTCGACGTCCCACGTCACCTATGTATCGACAACATTCTCCCATAAGACGTCAAATATCTCCGTTACGACGACCGATGTCACCGAGACGAATGTCACCCTTAAGACAACCTTCATCACCGAGACGTCTATCACCGCCACGACGAGGAGAAATGTCTATGAATCGTCCAATGTCACCATTGAGACATCAAGTATCACCACGACAAATGTCTCCCATAAGACCCACTGTATCTCCTAGAAGACAATCATCGTCGATGAAGCGACCGATATCTCCACTAAGAAGACAAATTCCGTCTCCTAATCGAATGATACTTCCTAATAGGCAGGAAATGTTACTTTCTAGGAGACAGGCAATGCCACAAGAAAGGCAGCAGACATCGACAATGAGACGAATGGAGtcacataaattaatatttgaacgTCCTACATTATCACGACAACAATCTCCTCAAAAACGACAAATGTCACCATCAAGATTTACCGATGATTGGGATATACCCAATAGAAGAGCAATTGAACAAAATATTTGGGTTCGACCTGTTGAGCAAATACCTCCTGAACAAAATATCTGGCGAAGTGAACAAACTCCGGCATCTAGTAATAATTGGGAACAAATTGCGTGTAACGATAGACGTCGTAAGAGTTTTAATCAAGAGAAGTGGGAAACTGCTAAAGATCCTATGCGCAATGATAGTTGGAATAATGGTGGAAATACTTGGAATTCCAAACAGATGTATACAAAGCCTATGATAAAAGAAACATGGCCATCAAATTCTGATAATAAATGGTCACCAACATCTATGCCCAGTAGTAGTAATGATAACTGGAATATTCGTGGAAAAGATAGCTTGTCTGCTTGCACAGAATCTTGGATGGACAATAAAAACCAAGGTAGATGGGAATCGTTAAATGTTAAAGATTCTTGGAAATGCGACAAGGAAGATTTGAATGACTTACCAGAAGATGCAAAAGATCCTTGGGGTGATGATGGTATTTCAGATTTAAAAGAAAGATGGCATAAATTTGAAAGTACTGGTACATCAAATGCATGGGTAAGAGAAAACGAACAACAACGAGGAGATTCATGGAgctcaaaatataataaagataacTGGCAAAATAAAGGATTATCTTTTGTTACGAAATCTCAGTGGCAAAATAATGACAGTAAAAATATTGGAGAATCGCGTTGGCTTCCCCAGAGTGATGACAAGAAACCTACATGTAGTGGTTGGCAAAATGGGAATAGTGCAGGATCATGGCAATTTCAAAATCCAAATTTTCATTCACAACGTTCTTTTCCTTCAACTCAGTTCAAAAgttcatattaa
- the LOC100642560 gene encoding 28S ribosomal protein S10, mitochondrial: MFRSKVFSVLRSINRNSYDIGHTKLLRNTLFSTNVLHGNSSDTSNVILNENLANTSQQAQTLDETIQESKTSTENAEVSTEASVGSNTSSFSTEPELDKLYKKLEIEVRGNDPAVLRSYGEFAVMVAGHLDITVGRHVAIRKPIFERLTLLKSIHVHKKHRVQYETRTYYRYVDLFNLTGSTADTYLEYIERNLPEGVAMKITKVELQTLPKTVEQAKSLQQ; this comes from the exons ATGTTTCGTTcaaag GTATTTTCTGTTTTACGAAGTATAAACAGAAATTCTTATGATATTGGacatacaaaattattacgaaacaCATTATTTTCAACTAATGTTTTGCATGGAAATTCAAGTGATACatcaaatgtaattttaaatgaaaacttAGCTAACACGTCACAGCAAGCTCAAACCTTAGATGAAACAATACAGGAATCTAAAACTTCAACTGAGAATGCAGAGGTTTCTACAGAAGCTTCGGTTGGATCAAATACTTCATCCTTTTCCACAGag CCTGAGCTTGATAAACTATATAAAAAACTAGAAATTGAAGTCAGAGGAAATGATCCCGCTGTTCTTAGAAGTTATGGAGAATTTGCTGTTATGGTAGCAGGTCATTTAGACATAACTGTAGGCAGACA TGTTGCAATACGAAAACCCATATTTGAAAGATTAACGCTACTTAAGTCTATTCACGTTCATAAGAAACATAGAGTTCAATACGAAACAAGAACATATTATAGATATGTTGATCTCTTTAATTTAACTGGCTCAACTGCAGATACATATTTAGAATATATAGAAAGAAATCTCCCAGAAGGAGTGGCAATGAAAATTACAAAG GTGGAATTACAAACCTTACCCAAAACAGTTGAACAAGCAAAGTCTTTGCAACAATAA
- the LOC100642442 gene encoding beta-1,3-glucan-binding protein, with the protein MFHYDIRSISIFILLSSNLTSYLTLVNSYVVPTPTFEALNPKGILISISDEPGLQFFAFQGNINRAIKLNEVGRISGEVYMKNNGRWIIEDRNMDLTNGDVIHYWTYVQVNGIMYNKGEQTWTISVTNELVLNETFDIFNNSLWKHEVKIPLNPDYEFCIYHNRQHTFVASVKNGMLRIKPAILENHYGVNATMYGTLILSECISAIRAECQRKATSFSILPPVISARLSTKNSFNFRYGKIEIRAKFPEGDWLYPEMWLKPKYDYYGPDYSSGRIVLGLARGNDDLVNAFDGSIYDSRRLDFGVRIGADVNVINYMVSRTGKNGPRWTQDFHVYTTIWNSKGFQFLVDGEEVGKLKPPTNGWMYGNNFTKMAPFDQEFHIVIGVGVGGIRVFPDKTTGWGHAKPWKNIEAKAMLNFWHAKDKWLPSWSEETAFEIDYIRVWSL; encoded by the exons ATGtttcattacgatattcgttccatctcaattttcatattattatcaTCGAACTTGACAAGTTATCTTACATTAGTGAATTCTTATGTTGTGCCCACGCCAACGTTTGAAGCGTTAAATCCAAAAGGAATTCTTATATCGATATCGG ACGAGCCCGGCTTACAATTTTTTGCGTTTCAAGGAAACATAAATAGGGCTATTAAGTTGAACGAAGTAGGACGAATATCGGGCGAAGTGTATATGAAGAATAATGGAAGATGGATCATTGAAGATCGAAATATGGACTTAACAAACGGAGATGTTATACATTATTGGACTTATGTACAAGTTAACGGGATAATGTATAACAAAGGAGAACAAACCTGGACAA TTTCAGTTACTAACGAGTTAGTGTTGAATGAAACATTCGACATCTTTAATAACTCCCTTTGGAAACACGAAGTCAAAATACCGTTAAATCCT GATtatgaattttgtatttatcACAATAGACAACATACATTCGTAGCATCCGTTAAAAACGGAATGCTTAGAATCAAACCAGCGATTTTAGAAAACCACTATGGCGTAAATGCCACTATGTATGGAACGTTGATACTTAGCGA gtGTATTAGTGCGATTCGAGCCGAATGCCAACGTAAAGCTACATCGTTCAGTATTTTACCGCCTGTTATATCCGCCAGATTAAGTACGAAAAACAGTTTCAATTTCCGATAcggaaaaatcgaaataagaGCAAAATTTCCCGAAGGTGATTGGTTATATCCAG AAATGTGGCTTAAACCAAAGTACGATTATTACGGTCCCGATTATTCCAGTGGACGTATCGTCCTCGGCCTTGCTCGTGGAAACGATGATTTAGTGAACGCTTTCGATGGAAGCATCTACGATTCAAGAAGATTAGATTTTGGAGTCCGTATAGGTGCAgatgtaaatgttataaactatatgGTTTCCCGGACTGGAAAGAATGGCCCAAGATGGACGCAAGATTTTCATGTTTACACAACAATTTGGAATTCCAAAGGATTTCAATTCCTTGTAGACGGTGAAGAAGTTGGTAAATTAAAACCTCCGACAAATGGTTGGATGTATGGGAATAATTTTACCAAAATGGCTCCTTTTGATCAAGAG TTTCATATCGTAATTGGCGTGGGAGTTGGTGGTATTCGCGTATTTCCTGATAAAACAACTGGCTGGGGACACGCAAAACCGTGGAAAAATATCGAAGCGAAG GCAATGTTGAACTTTTGGCACGCAAAAGATAAATGGTTACCAAGTTGGAGCGAAGAAACTGCTTTCGAAATCGATTATATTCGAGTATGGTCATTGTAA